A single region of the Marinobacter salinisoli genome encodes:
- a CDS encoding DUF1631 family protein — MDPRERRGSPRKAIKLAAQLDFGRGQAWPCQIADFCAEGLFVRYSGDTSRHMERALTEAEQPEVTVRFRSPDGRRHELYVAIVRRIEGAMGVCFTRPNPDAVDAMLKLTGGSKDQDRPSLKAPTDNVQFILHQAAKAVVRFIQPLMEACLPQMVEGLSGAAQKALNDQQANELMDASAQLKARQRVIWHQMSRNLESPMKPIPKGFPGSELSVVDKGEFEDWLTIRVMVTKADTQYRGDLLQLKLRLDKLGVANATGHYNPLGPSLVCEAFHSGLSMLKLSRDVEKVCLKVFEQTVLQKLEPLYKELNDILIRQGVLPDLDLSKYLSGKESTSQAPKASTEPKEPKEPKEPKEPKEPKASLKPPPIPTKPAKIETVKPSPPPAGQQMAATSNAVEAPVRQRPERAVKPTFSGEWSNQTKVAQSAFATVRNLLNTLSASRGAAESERKPAFAPDARPLSTGELFRELQGLQVEAVQPQEASVTLKDRVVERVRAGGAAKLDDEQQETLDVVDRFFRSVVESPKLSDEARERVRQLEVPVLKVVMRDPAFFDDQNSPVRGVMDRLAQLGVKGGRSNPVLQRKVDELVHRITTEFEQDIGVFEQTVHELDSLIDRQNLVYRRNVERVTAAAEGAQKVSESKAAVAEILNERLAGRRVPRAVMTLIEGGWRDLLSLTWIRQGPDSQLWLDYLAVVDSLLGFADDPANAPNMPELLRVIQDGLASISSNQLPASQIREDLKKFLVRGSGETPDMVDVPAAGASAESASNATAGDDRAALQRWVQRVQHLKVGDWLRDQEKPETPQYIRLVWIARGGSRYVFVNHQGMRVVDLDLDALARRMQEGSIVEDTQYERPLVDESIDRMVRKVYDQLSYAATHDEVTGLLGRREFERAVNQHLINREHPKSLLRIDLRHFRLLNETAGQQAGDAVLKEFAEVFSKQAGTDTPLARLAGNEFGMLVPSAQAESLAGELVQAVESAEFEFDGRAYHLSANIGVVPEAPSMVSAERWMRACEHALSEAKKQGGGKVNVMPVDAGDEARKAQIAARVASLGNLDEERMLLRCQKIIPLHAKVTMSPQYEILISMYDDIGNLISGRDFVRMAERYDQMQAVDRWVVGHMMDWVQETAPDPRHLGGICINLSGYSLNDKSLLEFIYEKLSHKDAPIERLWFELTEASAIRDIDSVAEFMREIKELGCRFCLGNFGSGPVSFQFLRSLPVDMIKIDGTFTNQLNVSETDRAMVKSMVDMAHYMGREVIAAQVESREVLDILTQLGVDYAQGFAIEKPRLLESLT, encoded by the coding sequence ATGGATCCAAGAGAACGTCGTGGCAGCCCTCGCAAAGCGATCAAGCTGGCTGCTCAACTCGACTTTGGCCGAGGCCAGGCGTGGCCTTGCCAAATTGCTGATTTCTGCGCCGAAGGGCTCTTTGTTCGCTATTCCGGGGATACGTCACGTCATATGGAGCGCGCGCTCACCGAGGCTGAGCAGCCCGAGGTGACGGTGCGCTTTCGCAGCCCGGACGGTCGACGTCATGAGCTGTATGTGGCCATTGTTCGTCGGATCGAAGGTGCCATGGGGGTATGCTTCACCCGTCCCAATCCGGACGCGGTGGATGCCATGTTGAAGCTGACCGGCGGTTCGAAAGATCAAGACAGGCCTTCCCTGAAAGCCCCGACCGATAACGTCCAGTTCATATTGCACCAGGCAGCCAAAGCCGTGGTCCGCTTTATTCAGCCGCTGATGGAAGCCTGCCTGCCGCAAATGGTCGAGGGACTCAGTGGCGCGGCTCAGAAAGCCCTCAACGACCAGCAAGCCAATGAACTGATGGATGCGTCCGCGCAACTGAAAGCACGGCAGCGAGTAATCTGGCACCAGATGTCCCGCAATCTGGAATCGCCGATGAAACCCATTCCCAAGGGCTTCCCCGGTTCTGAATTATCCGTTGTCGATAAAGGCGAGTTTGAAGATTGGCTCACCATTCGTGTGATGGTGACCAAGGCCGACACCCAGTACCGTGGCGATCTTCTGCAGCTGAAGTTACGACTGGACAAGCTTGGGGTGGCCAACGCGACGGGCCATTACAACCCGCTTGGTCCGTCGCTGGTGTGTGAGGCGTTTCATTCCGGGCTCAGCATGCTGAAGTTGTCCCGGGATGTGGAGAAGGTCTGTCTGAAAGTATTTGAGCAGACCGTGCTTCAGAAACTGGAGCCGCTGTACAAGGAACTGAATGACATCCTGATCCGTCAGGGCGTGCTGCCAGACCTCGATCTGAGTAAATACCTGAGCGGCAAGGAAAGTACATCGCAGGCGCCCAAAGCATCCACAGAACCCAAAGAACCCAAAGAACCCAAAGAACCCAAAGAACCCAAAGAACCCAAAGCATCGCTGAAGCCGCCGCCTATCCCGACCAAACCTGCCAAGATAGAGACAGTGAAGCCTTCCCCACCGCCTGCTGGCCAACAAATGGCGGCGACAAGCAACGCCGTTGAGGCACCGGTCAGGCAACGTCCGGAACGGGCGGTGAAACCGACCTTCAGCGGTGAATGGAGTAACCAGACGAAAGTCGCGCAGTCGGCCTTTGCGACCGTTCGAAACCTGCTCAATACCTTGTCGGCCAGTCGCGGTGCGGCTGAAAGCGAGCGTAAACCGGCCTTCGCCCCGGATGCCCGTCCGCTGTCCACCGGCGAATTGTTCCGTGAACTTCAGGGCCTGCAGGTTGAGGCTGTCCAGCCGCAGGAAGCGTCCGTCACCCTGAAGGATCGGGTGGTCGAGCGCGTTCGCGCCGGCGGCGCCGCGAAGCTGGACGACGAGCAGCAGGAAACGCTGGATGTGGTGGACCGGTTTTTCCGGTCGGTGGTTGAAAGCCCCAAGCTCAGTGACGAAGCGCGGGAGCGGGTACGCCAGCTGGAAGTGCCGGTGCTCAAGGTCGTAATGCGCGATCCCGCGTTCTTTGATGATCAGAATAGCCCTGTGCGTGGTGTGATGGACCGGCTGGCCCAGCTCGGTGTGAAGGGTGGGCGGAGTAATCCGGTACTGCAGCGCAAGGTGGATGAGCTGGTGCACCGCATCACCACCGAGTTCGAGCAGGACATCGGGGTGTTCGAGCAAACCGTGCACGAGCTGGACAGCCTGATTGATCGGCAGAATCTGGTTTACCGACGGAATGTCGAGCGGGTGACCGCCGCCGCCGAGGGCGCGCAAAAAGTGTCCGAGTCCAAGGCGGCGGTTGCCGAAATACTGAACGAGCGGCTGGCAGGGCGACGGGTGCCTCGCGCCGTGATGACGCTGATCGAAGGCGGCTGGCGGGATCTGCTCTCGTTGACCTGGATTCGTCAGGGCCCTGACAGCCAGTTGTGGCTGGACTACCTGGCGGTGGTCGATTCATTGCTGGGCTTCGCCGACGATCCGGCCAATGCGCCGAATATGCCGGAACTGCTGCGCGTCATTCAGGATGGCCTGGCGTCGATTTCCAGTAATCAGTTGCCCGCCTCCCAGATCCGGGAAGACCTGAAAAAATTCCTCGTCCGCGGGTCGGGTGAGACCCCCGATATGGTCGATGTGCCCGCCGCCGGGGCGAGTGCGGAGAGCGCCAGCAACGCCACCGCCGGCGATGATCGCGCAGCGCTGCAGCGTTGGGTGCAGCGCGTCCAGCATCTGAAAGTGGGGGATTGGCTACGGGACCAGGAAAAGCCGGAGACACCCCAGTACATTCGTTTGGTGTGGATTGCCCGCGGCGGCAGCCGCTACGTGTTCGTTAACCATCAGGGCATGCGGGTGGTGGATCTGGACCTGGATGCCCTTGCTCGTCGTATGCAGGAAGGTTCCATTGTCGAGGACACCCAGTACGAAAGGCCGCTGGTGGACGAGAGCATCGACCGAATGGTGCGCAAGGTCTACGATCAGCTGTCCTATGCCGCGACCCACGACGAGGTAACCGGGCTGCTCGGGCGTCGCGAATTTGAGCGCGCGGTGAATCAGCACCTGATTAACCGGGAACATCCGAAATCCCTGCTGCGAATCGACCTGCGTCACTTCCGGTTGCTTAACGAGACGGCGGGCCAGCAAGCGGGCGATGCGGTACTGAAAGAGTTTGCCGAAGTGTTCAGCAAACAGGCGGGCACCGATACACCGCTGGCGCGTCTTGCCGGCAACGAGTTTGGCATGCTGGTGCCCTCTGCGCAGGCGGAATCCCTGGCCGGCGAACTGGTGCAGGCGGTGGAAAGTGCGGAATTCGAATTCGACGGGCGTGCCTACCATTTGTCGGCCAATATCGGCGTGGTGCCCGAAGCGCCCTCGATGGTCAGTGCCGAACGCTGGATGCGGGCCTGCGAGCATGCGCTGTCGGAGGCCAAGAAACAGGGTGGTGGCAAGGTCAACGTGATGCCCGTTGATGCCGGCGACGAGGCGCGTAAAGCACAGATTGCCGCGCGTGTTGCCAGCCTCGGGAATCTGGATGAGGAGCGGATGCTGCTGCGGTGCCAGAAAATCATTCCGCTGCATGCCAAGGTCACCATGTCGCCCCAGTACGAAATCCTCATCAGCATGTACGATGACATCGGAAACCTGATTTCCGGCCGGGATTTTGTTCGTATGGCAGAGCGTTATGACCAGATGCAGGCGGTCGACCGGTGGGTGGTTGGCCACATGATGGACTGGGTGCAGGAGACCGCGCCTGACCCCCGTCATCTGGGCGGCATCTGCATCAATCTGTCCGGCTACTCGCTCAATGACAAGTCCTTGCTCGAGTTCATCTATGAAAAACTCAGCCACAAGGACGCACCCATTGAACGGCTGTGGTTCGAGCTGACTGAGGCGTCGGCGATTCGTGATATCGACTCGGTTGCGGAGTTCATGCGTGAGATTAAGGAGCTGGGCTGCCGGTTCTGCCTGGGCAACTTCGGCAGTGGGCCGGTGTCTTTCCAGTTCCTGCGTTCATTGCCGGTGGACATGATCAAGATCGATGGCACCTTTACCAATCAGCTCAATGTCAGCGAGACTGATCGGGCGATGGTGAAATCCATGGTGGATATGGCCCACTACATGGGGCGTGAAGTGATTGCCGCCCAGGTTGAATCCCGGGAGGTGCTTGATATCCTGACCCAGCTGGGCGTTGACTACGCTCAGGGCTTCGCCATCGAAAAGCCAAGGCTACTGGAAAGCCTGACCTGA